The Thioalkalivibrio sulfidiphilus HL-EbGr7 genome includes a window with the following:
- the iscR gene encoding Fe-S cluster assembly transcriptional regulator IscR, producing the protein MKLSTKGRYAVTAMMDLAIHDRIGPVTLADISQCQGISLSYLEQLFAKLRKHGLVEGVRGPGGGYRLAKPADRITVANIITAVDENVDVTRCQGNEDCQQGDRCLTHELWKDLSQQLYGFLDGITLAQFANRPEVQAVARRQDREINRHHFIFRRSAA; encoded by the coding sequence ATGAAACTCTCAACCAAAGGTCGCTACGCCGTCACCGCCATGATGGATCTCGCCATCCACGACCGGATCGGTCCGGTGACCCTCGCCGACATCTCCCAGTGCCAGGGCATCTCCCTGTCCTACCTGGAACAGCTGTTTGCCAAGCTGCGCAAGCACGGCCTGGTGGAAGGCGTGCGCGGACCCGGCGGTGGTTACCGTCTGGCCAAGCCCGCAGACCGCATCACCGTGGCCAACATCATCACCGCCGTGGATGAGAATGTGGACGTGACCCGCTGCCAGGGCAATGAGGACTGCCAGCAGGGAGACCGCTGCCTGACCCACGAACTGTGGAAGGATCTGAGTCAGCAGCTCTACGGCTTCCTGGACGGCATCACCCTGGCCCAGTTCGCCAACCGTCCCGAGGTCCAGGCCGTGGCCCGCCGTCAGGATCGCGAGATCAACCGTCACCACTTCATCTTCCGCCGTAGCGCGGCTTAA
- a CDS encoding DUF1249 domain-containing protein produces the protein MLIQDIKPAYLEPVPQSFAALMDLYEANYIRLRQLCPELGDLQGEYVSRVAGAMDLHLEVLEHTPYTSTARLTYLFEEPDGTRRSPDLLVRMFHDARQVEVLGRHCRPLDVNITVEDLPRQRSLACKWRLNRFLFKWLGYSLRQGHRFHLPETDTPAAGLPLEIAP, from the coding sequence ATGTTGATCCAGGACATTAAACCCGCTTATCTCGAGCCGGTGCCGCAGAGCTTCGCGGCGCTCATGGATCTCTATGAAGCCAACTACATCAGGCTGCGCCAGCTGTGTCCGGAACTGGGTGATCTGCAGGGTGAGTACGTATCCCGGGTCGCCGGGGCCATGGACCTGCACCTGGAGGTCCTGGAACACACCCCCTACACCAGCACTGCCCGCCTGACCTATCTGTTCGAGGAGCCGGACGGCACCCGCCGCAGCCCCGATCTTCTGGTGCGTATGTTCCACGATGCCCGTCAGGTGGAGGTGCTCGGCCGCCACTGCCGGCCCCTGGATGTGAACATCACCGTGGAAGACCTGCCCCGGCAGCGCTCGCTGGCCTGCAAGTGGCGCCTCAACCGCTTCCTGTTCAAGTGGCTGGGTTACAGCCTGCGCCAGGGCCATCGCTTTCATCTGCCCGAGACCGATACCCCCGCCGCCGGTCTGCCTTTGGAAATCGCCCCCTGA
- a CDS encoding AAA family ATPase encodes MSISPMPQPRQSAALLHQVLDQVGSVILGKPQPIRLALACLLARGHLLMEDQPGVGKTTLAHALARTLGLQFQRIQFTSDLLPADILGVSVYGGQGKGFEFHPGPVFTQMLLADEINRAPPKSQSALLEAMEEQQVTIEGVTRTLPEPFFVIATQNPREQAGTFPLPESQLDRFLMRIHLGYPDPAAERALLQGRDRRALIAELPALLDAESLLRLQQQITQLHVSEALIDYVQRLIAHTRNPQHYAHGLSPRAALGLLAAARAWAWLDGRDHVIPEDIQTVLPPVAGHRLFAAGGGSQRPEQLTRELIEHVAIP; translated from the coding sequence ATGTCCATCAGCCCCATGCCCCAGCCCCGGCAAAGCGCCGCGCTGCTCCATCAGGTGCTCGACCAGGTAGGCAGTGTGATCCTGGGCAAACCCCAGCCCATCCGCCTCGCGCTTGCCTGCCTGCTGGCCCGGGGGCATCTGCTCATGGAAGACCAGCCCGGCGTCGGCAAGACCACCCTGGCCCACGCCCTGGCCAGGACCCTGGGCCTGCAGTTCCAGCGCATCCAGTTCACCAGCGACCTGCTGCCCGCGGATATCCTGGGCGTGTCCGTCTACGGCGGTCAGGGCAAGGGCTTCGAGTTCCACCCGGGCCCGGTGTTCACCCAGATGCTGCTGGCCGACGAGATCAACCGCGCCCCGCCCAAGTCCCAGAGCGCCCTGCTGGAGGCCATGGAAGAACAGCAGGTCACCATCGAAGGGGTCACCCGTACCCTGCCCGAGCCGTTCTTCGTCATCGCCACCCAGAATCCCCGGGAACAGGCGGGCACCTTCCCGCTGCCGGAATCCCAGCTGGACCGTTTCCTGATGCGCATCCACCTCGGCTACCCGGATCCCGCCGCCGAGCGTGCCCTGCTGCAGGGACGTGACCGTCGCGCCCTGATCGCCGAGTTGCCCGCCCTGCTGGATGCCGAGTCCCTGCTGCGACTGCAGCAGCAGATCACCCAGCTGCACGTCTCCGAGGCCCTCATCGACTACGTGCAGCGGCTCATCGCCCACACCCGCAATCCCCAGCACTACGCCCACGGCCTCTCCCCCCGGGCCGCCCTGGGCCTGTTGGCCGCCGCCCGCGCCTGGGCCTGGCTGGACGGGCGCGACCACGTCATCCCCGAGGACATCCAGACCGTGCTGCCGCCGGTGGCCGGGCATCGCCTGTTCGCCGCCGGCGGCGGCAGCCAGCGGCCCGAGCAGCTGACCCGCGAACTCATCGAGCACGTGGCCATCCCGTGA
- a CDS encoding transglutaminase TgpA family protein: MSRLSHAPPSQGALAWVSLALAVVLLPHLLNQPAWVVGLALLAVAWRHAGARGRLPLPGRWLLVLMAIAATAGVLFSQGTLFGRDAGVSLLIIMTGLKMLETRTHRDAMLSIFLGYFVVITHFFYSQEMPVVAYLIVAMLVTTMALIRLNAADTPPTLREQLGLAGLMLLQALPVMLILFLLFPRLPGPLWGMPQESSSASTGLSDSMSPGSISDLLQSNATAFRVTFPDNTPPPPNQRYWRALVFNTYDGRTWRGSFPPLDTPDPTPADTSELRSYSIMLEPHNQRWLIALETPVEAPSGARLTPDYVLSSTRPVLRVETYQLRAATGHAMETELIPARRRQALQLPGDAPGARARALAEQWRTEEEHPEAIVQRALQHFNQEPFRYTLSPPRLPRDPVDEFLFDTRAGFCEHYAGSFVFLMRAAGIPARVVTGYQGGEWIRTGDYLLVRQSDAHAWAEVWLEDRGWVRVDPTAAVAPERIELGIRAALSAEADLPDFLRQREGMGLGLMALRFQLEYWRDLADYYWNGWVLGFGPEKQRELLEHLGLGWLDWRGITALMVALLAFTAGVFTLAFLWRNRRPQKDPLARLYQRFAQRMTRLGIPPLPHEGPRDFTRRVARERPELHEAVAAFTRTYEALRYGSDPDPDQFSTLRQALRGLS; encoded by the coding sequence ATGAGCCGCCTGTCCCACGCGCCACCCTCTCAGGGCGCACTGGCCTGGGTGAGCCTCGCCCTCGCGGTGGTGCTGCTGCCGCACCTGCTCAACCAGCCGGCCTGGGTGGTGGGCCTGGCGCTGCTGGCGGTGGCCTGGCGCCATGCAGGGGCCCGGGGCCGCCTGCCCCTGCCGGGTCGATGGCTGTTGGTGCTCATGGCCATTGCCGCCACCGCGGGCGTGCTGTTCAGCCAGGGCACCCTGTTCGGCCGGGATGCCGGTGTATCGCTGCTGATCATCATGACCGGCCTCAAGATGCTGGAGACCCGGACCCACCGGGATGCCATGCTCAGCATATTCCTGGGCTACTTCGTGGTGATCACCCACTTCTTCTACAGCCAGGAAATGCCCGTGGTGGCCTACCTGATCGTCGCCATGCTGGTCACCACCATGGCCCTGATCCGCCTCAACGCCGCCGACACGCCGCCGACCCTGCGCGAGCAGCTGGGCCTGGCGGGTCTGATGCTGCTCCAGGCCCTGCCGGTGATGCTCATCCTGTTCCTGCTGTTCCCGCGCTTGCCCGGACCCCTGTGGGGCATGCCCCAGGAATCCAGCAGCGCCAGCACCGGGCTCTCCGACTCCATGTCGCCGGGCTCCATCAGCGACCTGCTGCAATCCAACGCCACGGCCTTCCGGGTCACCTTCCCCGACAACACGCCGCCGCCTCCGAATCAGCGCTACTGGCGCGCCCTGGTGTTCAACACCTACGACGGACGCACCTGGCGCGGTTCCTTCCCGCCCCTGGACACGCCCGATCCCACGCCTGCGGACACCAGCGAGCTGCGCAGCTACTCGATCATGCTCGAACCCCACAACCAGCGCTGGCTGATCGCCCTGGAGACCCCGGTGGAGGCCCCTTCCGGCGCGCGGCTCACCCCGGACTACGTGCTCTCCAGCACCCGCCCGGTGCTGCGCGTCGAGACCTACCAGCTGCGCGCCGCCACAGGACACGCCATGGAGACGGAACTCATCCCGGCGCGAAGGCGCCAGGCCCTGCAGCTGCCCGGTGATGCACCGGGCGCCCGGGCCCGGGCCCTCGCGGAACAGTGGCGCACGGAGGAGGAACACCCCGAGGCGATCGTGCAAAGGGCCCTTCAGCACTTCAACCAGGAGCCGTTCCGTTACACCCTCTCGCCACCCCGCCTGCCACGGGACCCGGTGGATGAATTCCTGTTCGATACCCGCGCGGGATTCTGCGAACACTACGCGGGCAGCTTCGTGTTCCTGATGCGCGCGGCAGGCATCCCCGCTCGCGTGGTGACCGGCTACCAGGGCGGTGAGTGGATCCGCACCGGCGATTACCTGCTGGTGCGCCAGTCCGACGCCCATGCCTGGGCCGAGGTCTGGCTGGAGGACCGGGGCTGGGTGCGGGTGGATCCCACCGCAGCCGTGGCCCCGGAACGCATCGAACTTGGCATCCGCGCCGCCCTGAGCGCCGAGGCGGATCTGCCCGATTTCCTCCGGCAACGGGAAGGCATGGGCCTGGGGCTGATGGCGCTGCGGTTTCAGCTGGAATACTGGCGCGACCTGGCCGATTACTACTGGAACGGCTGGGTGCTCGGCTTCGGTCCGGAGAAACAGCGTGAGCTCCTCGAGCACCTGGGCCTCGGCTGGCTCGACTGGCGCGGCATCACCGCCCTCATGGTGGCCCTGCTGGCCTTCACCGCCGGCGTGTTCACCCTGGCCTTCCTGTGGCGCAACCGCCGCCCCCAGAAAGACCCCCTGGCCCGCCTCTACCAGCGTTTCGCACAGCGCATGACCCGGCTCGGCATCCCGCCCCTGCCCCACGAAGGCCCGCGGGATTTCACCCGCCGTGTCGCACGGGAACGCCCGGAACTGCACGAGGCAGTGGCGGCATTCACACGCACCTACGAAGCCCTGCGCTACGGCTCGGACCCCGACCCGGACCAGTTCAGTACCCTGCGCCAGGCACTGCGCGGGTTGTCCTGA
- a CDS encoding alpha-D-glucose phosphate-specific phosphoglucomutase, whose protein sequence is MKIAIVETRPFKDQKPGTSGLRKRVRVFRQPHYLENFVQAIFDTQKDLHGGTLVLGGDGRYHNREAIQVILRMAAANGIARVLVGAGGILSTPAASCVIRKHRAQGGIVLSASHNPGGPDADFGIKYNIANGGPAPESVTGAIHQATLSLSRYHIAEIPHVDIDHLGETRLGEMSVEVIDPVADYETLMESLFDFDRIHALFNSGHFHMRFDAMHAVTGPYAVRILENRLGAEPGTVMRAEPLADFGGGHPDPNLAHAHDLVQQLFGREAPDFGAASDGDGDRNMILGRRFFVTPSDSLAVLAANAHHVPGYRQGIRGIARSMPTSQAADRVAARLGVECFETPTGWKFFGNLLDAGRVTLCGEESFGTSSDHVREKDGLWAVLFWLNLLAVKRQSVEQIVREHWRLYGRNYYTRHDYEAVDSERAEALMKDLGDKLAALKGQRFGDYRVEQADDFAYTDPVDGSRSEHQGLRVLFEGGSRVVFRLSGTGTEGATLRLYVERFEPDPERHNLDTQEALAELIAIAEQIAGIREHTGREKPDVIT, encoded by the coding sequence ATGAAGATCGCCATCGTCGAGACCCGTCCCTTCAAGGATCAGAAACCGGGTACCTCGGGCCTGCGCAAGCGGGTCCGGGTATTCCGTCAGCCCCACTACCTGGAAAACTTTGTCCAGGCCATCTTCGACACCCAGAAGGACCTGCACGGCGGCACCCTGGTGCTGGGCGGCGACGGTCGCTACCACAACCGCGAGGCCATCCAGGTGATCCTGCGCATGGCCGCCGCCAATGGCATTGCCCGGGTCCTGGTGGGCGCCGGAGGGATCCTCTCCACCCCCGCCGCCTCCTGCGTGATCCGCAAGCACCGGGCCCAGGGGGGCATCGTGCTCTCGGCGAGCCACAACCCCGGCGGCCCGGACGCGGACTTCGGCATCAAGTACAACATCGCCAACGGCGGGCCGGCCCCGGAATCGGTCACCGGCGCCATCCACCAGGCCACCCTGAGCCTTTCGCGCTACCACATCGCCGAGATCCCCCACGTGGACATCGACCACCTGGGAGAGACAAGGCTCGGCGAGATGAGCGTCGAAGTGATCGACCCGGTGGCCGACTACGAGACCCTGATGGAGTCCCTGTTCGACTTCGACCGCATCCACGCCCTGTTCAACTCGGGGCATTTCCACATGCGCTTCGATGCCATGCACGCGGTCACCGGGCCCTATGCTGTGCGCATCCTGGAGAACCGGCTGGGCGCGGAGCCCGGTACGGTGATGCGCGCCGAACCCCTGGCGGACTTCGGCGGGGGACACCCGGATCCGAACCTGGCCCATGCCCACGACCTGGTGCAGCAACTCTTCGGCCGTGAGGCGCCGGATTTCGGCGCGGCCTCCGACGGCGACGGCGACCGCAACATGATCCTGGGCAGGCGCTTCTTCGTCACCCCCAGCGACAGCCTGGCGGTGCTCGCCGCCAATGCCCACCACGTGCCCGGCTACCGCCAGGGGATCCGCGGCATCGCCCGCTCCATGCCCACCAGCCAGGCCGCCGACCGGGTGGCGGCGCGTCTCGGGGTGGAATGCTTCGAGACCCCCACCGGCTGGAAGTTCTTCGGCAACCTGCTGGATGCTGGCCGGGTGACCCTGTGCGGCGAGGAAAGCTTCGGCACCAGCTCCGACCACGTGCGCGAGAAGGACGGTCTCTGGGCGGTCCTGTTCTGGCTGAACCTACTGGCGGTCAAGCGCCAGTCCGTGGAGCAGATCGTGCGCGAACACTGGCGCCTCTACGGGCGCAACTACTACACCCGCCACGATTACGAAGCAGTGGACTCGGAACGGGCCGAGGCGCTGATGAAGGACCTGGGGGACAAACTGGCAGCGCTCAAGGGCCAGCGCTTCGGCGATTACCGGGTGGAGCAGGCCGACGACTTCGCCTACACCGACCCGGTGGACGGCTCGCGCAGTGAGCATCAGGGACTGCGGGTGCTGTTCGAGGGCGGATCCCGCGTGGTGTTCCGACTCTCCGGCACCGGCACGGAAGGTGCCACCCTGCGACTCTACGTGGAGCGTTTCGAACCCGACCCCGAGCGCCACAATCTGGACACCCAGGAGGCCCTGGCCGAACTCATCGCCATCGCCGAGCAGATCGCCGGCATCCGGGAACACACGGGGCGGGAGAAGCCGGACGTGATCACTTAA
- a CDS encoding IscS subfamily cysteine desulfurase yields MADKTPIYLDYSATTPVDERVAEEMAKYLTRGGIFGNPASRSHVFGWDAEKAVERAREQVAELVGADPREIVWTSGATEANNLAIKGAAHFYQKKGRHLITVKTEHKAVLDTCRQLEREGFEVTYLDVQSNGLVDLEVLKAALREDTVLVSVMHVNNEIGVIQDIEAIGNLTRERGVLLHVDAAQSTGKVAIDLSRLPVDLMSFSAHKTYGPKGIGALYVRRKPRVRIEAQMHGGGHERGMRSGTLAPHQIVGMGEAFRIAREEMGAEVERIRMLRDRLWTGLSDMDEVYLNGDLERRVAHNLNVSFNFVEGESLIMALKDIAVSSGSACTSASLEPSYVLRALGRDDELAHSSIRFSMGRYTTSEEVDYTIDLVKNAVAKLRELSPLWEMYQEGVDLKSVQWVAH; encoded by the coding sequence ATGGCCGACAAGACCCCCATCTACCTGGACTATTCCGCGACCACGCCGGTGGACGAGCGCGTGGCCGAGGAGATGGCCAAGTACCTGACCCGCGGCGGCATCTTCGGCAACCCGGCGTCGCGTTCCCACGTGTTCGGCTGGGACGCGGAGAAGGCGGTGGAGCGCGCCCGTGAGCAGGTGGCCGAGCTGGTGGGAGCCGACCCCCGGGAGATCGTCTGGACCAGCGGCGCCACCGAGGCCAACAACCTGGCCATCAAGGGCGCGGCGCACTTCTACCAGAAGAAGGGCCGTCACCTGATCACCGTCAAGACCGAGCACAAGGCGGTACTGGACACCTGCCGGCAGCTGGAGCGGGAGGGTTTCGAGGTCACCTACCTGGACGTGCAGTCCAACGGCCTGGTGGACCTGGAGGTGCTGAAAGCCGCCCTGCGCGAGGACACGGTGCTGGTGTCGGTGATGCACGTGAACAACGAGATCGGCGTGATCCAGGACATCGAGGCGATCGGCAACCTGACCCGGGAGCGTGGCGTACTGCTGCACGTGGACGCGGCGCAGTCCACCGGCAAGGTGGCCATCGACCTGTCGAGGCTGCCGGTGGACCTGATGAGCTTCTCGGCCCACAAGACCTACGGCCCCAAGGGCATCGGCGCGCTGTACGTGCGCAGGAAGCCGCGGGTGCGCATCGAGGCGCAGATGCACGGCGGCGGTCACGAGCGCGGCATGCGTTCCGGGACCCTGGCCCCGCACCAGATCGTGGGCATGGGCGAGGCGTTTCGCATCGCCCGCGAGGAGATGGGTGCCGAGGTGGAGCGCATCCGCATGCTGCGCGACCGCCTGTGGACGGGCCTCTCGGACATGGACGAGGTGTACCTGAACGGCGACCTGGAGCGGCGCGTGGCGCACAACCTCAACGTCTCGTTCAACTTCGTGGAGGGCGAGAGCCTGATCATGGCGCTCAAGGACATCGCGGTGAGTTCGGGTTCGGCCTGCACCAGCGCGAGCCTGGAACCCAGCTACGTGCTGCGTGCCCTGGGCCGGGATGACGAGCTGGCGCACAGCTCGATCCGCTTCTCCATGGGCCGCTACACCACGAGTGAGGAGGTGGACTACACCATCGACCTGGTGAAGAACGCGGTGGCGAAGCTGCGCGAGCTCTCGCCCCTGTGGGAGATGTACCAGGAAGGGGTGGACCTGAAGAGTGTGCAGTGGGTGGCGCATTAG
- the iscU gene encoding Fe-S cluster assembly scaffold IscU, with protein sequence MAYSDKVLDHYENPRNVGSLDKADPSVGTGMVGAPACGDVMKLQIKVNAEGVIEDAKFKTYGCGSAIASSSLLTEWVKGKTLDEAAAIKNTQIAEELALPPVKIHCSVLAEDAIKAAIADFKQKSGAEDERKIA encoded by the coding sequence ATGGCTTACAGCGACAAAGTGCTGGATCACTATGAGAATCCCCGCAACGTGGGTTCCCTGGACAAGGCGGACCCGAGCGTGGGCACGGGCATGGTGGGTGCGCCGGCCTGTGGCGACGTGATGAAGCTGCAGATCAAGGTCAACGCCGAGGGCGTGATCGAGGACGCCAAGTTCAAGACCTACGGCTGCGGTTCGGCGATTGCCAGTTCGAGCCTGCTGACCGAGTGGGTGAAGGGCAAGACGCTGGATGAGGCGGCTGCGATCAAGAACACGCAGATAGCCGAGGAGCTGGCGCTGCCGCCGGTGAAGATTCACTGCTCGGTGCTGGCCGAGGATGCCATCAAGGCGGCCATTGCCGACTTCAAGCAGAAGTCCGGCGCTGAGGACGAACGCAAGATCGCCTGA
- a CDS encoding DUF58 domain-containing protein — translation MKLAAQILEPAVTWLMRREHPAGREITLHRRRIYILPTRQGLVFGLMLVVMLLGAINYSNSMAFLLTFLLAGLGANGIWHTHRNLLGLRITRLPLEPVFAGETAYCRYRIENPSHVPRRGLVLHRRDVQGAAIAAQARAEAVAELPIVTTRRGSLRPGRFSLSTTYPLGLFRAWSWIQFDEALTVYPHPLAVDERFTDAGSSEGEGRPDPGLGEDFSGLREYQPGDSPRRVDWKALARTGDLYTRNFESPRGGELWIDWHALPATDTETRLSMLCHQVLLAHQQGIRYGLRLSGLELEPDQGADHRHRCLSALAHYGQPAQGSPVS, via the coding sequence ATGAAGCTTGCCGCCCAGATCCTTGAGCCGGCCGTCACCTGGCTGATGCGTCGCGAACATCCCGCCGGCCGCGAAATCACCCTGCACCGCCGGCGCATCTACATCCTGCCCACCCGCCAGGGCCTGGTGTTCGGCCTGATGCTGGTGGTGATGCTGCTGGGCGCCATCAATTACAGCAACAGCATGGCCTTCCTGCTCACCTTCCTGCTGGCAGGCCTGGGCGCCAATGGTATCTGGCATACCCACCGCAACCTGCTGGGACTGCGCATCACGCGCCTGCCCCTGGAGCCGGTGTTCGCCGGCGAAACCGCCTACTGCCGCTACCGCATCGAGAACCCGAGCCACGTCCCCCGTCGCGGCCTGGTGCTGCATCGCCGGGATGTCCAGGGTGCCGCCATCGCGGCACAGGCCCGGGCGGAGGCCGTGGCAGAGCTGCCCATCGTCACCACCCGCCGCGGCAGTCTGCGCCCGGGGCGTTTCAGCCTGTCGACCACCTATCCCTTGGGCCTGTTCCGGGCCTGGTCCTGGATCCAGTTCGACGAGGCCCTGACGGTCTACCCGCACCCCCTCGCCGTGGACGAGCGCTTCACCGATGCGGGCAGCAGCGAGGGCGAAGGCCGGCCCGATCCGGGACTGGGCGAGGACTTCTCCGGCCTGCGCGAATACCAGCCCGGCGACTCCCCGCGGCGGGTGGACTGGAAGGCCCTGGCCCGCACCGGCGATCTCTATACCCGCAACTTCGAATCCCCCCGGGGTGGCGAGCTGTGGATCGACTGGCATGCCCTGCCCGCCACGGACACCGAGACCCGGCTGTCGATGCTCTGTCACCAGGTGCTGCTGGCCCACCAGCAGGGGATCCGTTACGGGCTGCGCCTGTCCGGCCTGGAACTGGAGCCCGACCAGGGTGCGGACCACCGGCACCGCTGCCTCTCGGCCCTGGCCCATTACGGTCAGCCGGCTCAAGGCAGTCCGGTATCATGA